One Gimesia aquarii DNA segment encodes these proteins:
- a CDS encoding SMP-30/gluconolactonase/LRE family protein, protein MRNLFNWTIVSVTLLLMSIHVLAEQDSEIPGIGPVGKPVKLFTDFKFTEGPAFDLKGNLYFTDIPDNKIYKVNSKGKLSVFLEPSNHCNGLMLDGANNLLACEMDGRLVSINLKNKKVTPLATEYQDNRFNAPNDLVVDRTGGVYFTDPHYRAPEPLPQGKTAVYYRAADGKVTRLVDNLKAPNGVILSPDEKTLYVIPSMQKEMWAYPVTAPGKIGKGRVFCTLQQQEGYKEPGRGGDGLTIDTKGNLYITSGLGLQVFSPEGKLLGIIEVPEKPANVTFGGKDNSSLFITARTSLYRIDTKAKGHRFPGKSS, encoded by the coding sequence ATGCGAAACTTATTTAACTGGACTATCGTTTCAGTAACTCTGTTACTGATGTCAATTCATGTCTTAGCAGAACAAGACTCAGAGATTCCAGGCATCGGCCCTGTAGGTAAACCGGTGAAACTATTTACCGATTTTAAATTTACAGAGGGACCCGCATTTGATTTGAAAGGAAATCTCTATTTCACTGATATTCCCGATAACAAAATCTATAAGGTCAATTCAAAAGGAAAGCTTTCCGTTTTTCTGGAACCTTCAAATCATTGCAATGGTCTGATGCTGGATGGTGCCAATAATCTGCTGGCGTGTGAAATGGATGGGCGTCTTGTAAGTATTAATCTGAAAAACAAAAAGGTGACACCTCTGGCTACGGAATACCAAGACAATCGATTTAACGCCCCAAACGACCTCGTGGTTGACCGTACAGGTGGGGTTTATTTTACTGATCCGCACTATCGGGCCCCGGAGCCTCTTCCTCAGGGAAAAACCGCAGTTTATTATCGAGCCGCTGATGGAAAAGTGACACGCCTCGTCGACAATCTCAAGGCTCCCAACGGCGTGATTCTGTCACCTGACGAAAAAACCCTCTATGTCATTCCCAGTATGCAGAAGGAAATGTGGGCCTATCCTGTCACTGCGCCTGGAAAGATCGGCAAAGGGCGCGTTTTCTGCACTTTGCAGCAGCAGGAAGGATACAAAGAACCGGGTAGAGGGGGAGATGGCCTTACAATTGATACGAAGGGAAACCTCTATATTACTTCAGGCCTGGGCCTGCAGGTTTTCTCACCAGAAGGAAAACTGCTGGGAATCATTGAAGTTCCTGAAAAACCCGCAAATGTCACATTCGGAGGGAAAGATAACTCAAGCCTGTTCATTACCGCACGCACTTCGCTTTACCGCATCGATACGAAGGCCAAAGGGCATCGTTTTCCAGGCAAATCTTCCTGA
- a CDS encoding M20 family metallopeptidase, with protein sequence MDAVRLLKQLISIPSVNPMGRAVKGDIYFEGKLTQFLCDYFTELGVEYESIEVVPGRNNVIARTSLKPGRPTILMDVHQDTVPAEAMIVPAFEGTEKEGRIYGRGACDVKGGMAAMLMAFTRLVKENPPDAANVILTCTCDEEATVQGINHLVKLWEKPSGLSQILTEPPDLGLVAEPTMLDIVVAHRGATRWKIKTTGKACHSSQPKDGINAIYRMADVLQALQEHAEELLQRDAHPLCGPPTLSVGVIEGGESVNIVPDSCTIEIDRRVIPGEDGIDVMNQVESFLKQKLPFEFEMQPPWITGVSLSDHNNGEWSDQLLSVIDSVESGHKKVGVPYGTHAARVNQGGVPAMVFGPGSIAQAHTVDEWVEIDQLLKAEEVYYQFCANAGRIK encoded by the coding sequence ATGGATGCCGTCCGGCTGCTCAAACAACTCATTTCCATCCCCAGCGTGAATCCCATGGGGCGCGCGGTAAAGGGTGATATCTATTTCGAAGGTAAACTGACTCAGTTTTTATGCGACTATTTTACTGAATTGGGAGTGGAATATGAATCGATTGAAGTCGTTCCCGGTCGAAATAATGTCATTGCACGTACCAGTCTGAAGCCGGGGCGACCAACGATTCTAATGGACGTACATCAGGATACCGTTCCCGCAGAGGCGATGATTGTTCCCGCTTTTGAGGGTACCGAGAAAGAGGGACGTATCTATGGACGGGGTGCCTGTGACGTCAAAGGTGGTATGGCAGCGATGTTGATGGCATTTACGCGTCTGGTAAAAGAGAATCCACCTGATGCAGCTAATGTGATTCTAACCTGCACTTGTGATGAAGAGGCAACAGTGCAGGGAATCAATCATCTTGTAAAACTTTGGGAGAAACCTTCTGGTCTCAGTCAGATATTGACAGAGCCACCCGATTTAGGATTAGTCGCTGAGCCGACAATGTTGGATATTGTAGTGGCTCATCGGGGTGCGACGCGCTGGAAAATCAAAACGACAGGGAAAGCTTGTCACAGTTCTCAGCCTAAGGATGGGATCAATGCCATCTACCGGATGGCTGATGTTTTGCAAGCGCTACAGGAACATGCCGAAGAATTATTGCAAAGAGACGCCCACCCTTTATGCGGTCCGCCGACATTGAGTGTTGGCGTAATTGAAGGCGGGGAGAGTGTCAATATTGTGCCTGACAGTTGCACGATAGAAATTGATCGCCGTGTGATTCCGGGTGAAGATGGTATTGATGTAATGAATCAGGTAGAATCATTTCTCAAACAGAAACTGCCGTTCGAATTTGAAATGCAGCCTCCCTGGATTACCGGTGTTTCTCTTTCTGATCATAATAATGGCGAATGGAGCGACCAGTTACTCTCTGTCATCGATTCGGTAGAATCCGGTCATAAGAAAGTAGGCGTTCCCTATGGCACACATGCCGCGCGCGTCAATCAGGGAGGGGTACCCGCAATGGTGTTCGGCCCCGGTTCTATTGCGCAGGCACACACCGTCGATGAGTGGGTTGAGATCGACCAGCTATTGAAGGCCGAAGAAGTCTATTATCAATTCTGTGCGAACGCAGGCCGTATTAAATAA
- a CDS encoding c-type cytochrome, with protein sequence MIDYPNHASRLSVPLHLTGFLLLCLCLMVTGKNLAGEEIDPEEDDYPPGLLATYQVGEKRIQRIDPDIAFNWGKQAPLPQLSADKFSAEWTSLILVKQPGKYQISAYIEGEIKVEIDGETVLEGKRDTPGWIVSPKYDQNFGEFELQVTYQKISSQARVQLFWSSNLFGLEPIQANLLYREEGNPEVAQISRGRTHFDAHRCNRCHQRDHQLTSPAAPDLTSVTTALNPEWLIRKIQNDDSVSAHAKMPFFGFNQQEAEAVAAYLSAHSKTAKLQKIPGPKKDKKTKKVPTRDEERRSGEILMRSVGCLACHTIDGKGNQQPFSGGDLSSVGEKRNTRWFYTWLSDPQKLNKDHRMPVIKLSSTERRQLAYALSELKQTKIPVGKKQTTKKKLIADGKKLIAQARCTACHTIPGIDKPTQTVVDLSKPVQNWDNSCLAETPDLAIGRPAYRTIDREAVEAYLKSSYGKLAAENEFDRGRYVLEQRNCIYCHERDKHEGITQIAGQMAKFDPALAGQSEAMIPPALTAVGDKLKREALSEAVSGEQKTIRMPWLHVRMPRFQHTKADKEALLDYLVSHDRVPDDGPRQPDFMIDSSDQNRAQLLIAGQTITGAKGFSCISCHVLGDYKPRNVALGTRGSDLLMLGKRMRKEYFLRWVHNPLRIVPGMEMPALKKSVPKVLGGDINRQLDAIWLGLNDPQFKVPTNPSVVEQFLTVAAGEPARIVRDVFTNPKETGGGYVARAFAIGFDNGHNLLIDLDRFSLVQWTLGDLARQRTEGKSWYWDMAGSPIVSGYERGNDFALVKSGKEPMSVIYPYLQNGLAGALRSYHSDGNQITLNYELTFKVNDQKITVEISDTYKTLPEQQNQSGWQRTIKVSHLPEGYELYVGRIRFSKSIGNPQISVVKNPQAKWMHISDNNSHEYVKMNRDSAGHESLTLEYLCNLKADALQVKTKPKPKLALEKVTSAPGFDGVRLPLDRSIMPTAFAWLDDGTLAFTSLKGDVFLAKDTDGDGVEDQMILFEEGLSAPFGIVTDGTDLIVSHKPEVLRLSDTNGDGRADRRSVIATGWGLNDNYHDWATGCIRDSEGNLYIGLGSDYSQMQRPDDQIRWRGKILKISYNGDIEPLGHAFRYPIGLGINSKDEIFVSDQQGVQNTFNEINFLIPGKAYGVPSQSDLRAKQNLKETRAAIQVPHPWTRSVNGLTCIPKQFPNPALFDQGLGCEYNHRLLIRFTTQKVGDSLQGATYYFTRADVPPDEKNFTGPMSVAVSPKGDIYVGSIHDSGWLGGQNTGSITKLTPNGKFPNGIKELRATSDGFELEFFKPIDAKKASNKDAYTIAGYTRVWSGSYASPDSGRYKVKVEEVTVSDDQKTVRLKVNELKEKFVYEVSCKQIGQQGTKLFPVTGHYSMNRIPER encoded by the coding sequence ATGATCGACTACCCCAACCATGCCTCCAGGCTGAGTGTTCCTCTACACCTGACCGGATTTCTGCTTCTTTGTCTCTGTCTCATGGTTACGGGGAAGAATCTGGCAGGAGAAGAAATCGATCCCGAAGAAGACGATTATCCACCGGGGCTTTTGGCAACCTATCAGGTGGGAGAGAAACGTATTCAACGGATCGACCCCGATATCGCGTTTAACTGGGGCAAGCAAGCACCTTTGCCTCAACTATCTGCAGACAAGTTTTCTGCAGAATGGACCAGTCTGATTCTGGTGAAGCAGCCAGGTAAGTATCAAATTTCCGCTTACATTGAAGGCGAAATCAAAGTTGAAATTGACGGCGAAACAGTTCTGGAAGGCAAACGTGACACTCCCGGCTGGATCGTCAGCCCTAAATATGATCAGAACTTTGGTGAGTTTGAGCTACAAGTCACTTATCAAAAGATTTCTTCTCAGGCGCGTGTCCAATTATTCTGGTCTTCAAACCTGTTTGGACTGGAACCGATCCAGGCAAATCTCCTCTATCGGGAAGAGGGAAATCCAGAGGTCGCGCAAATTTCCCGTGGTCGCACTCATTTCGATGCCCATCGCTGTAATCGCTGCCATCAACGGGACCACCAGTTAACCAGCCCCGCTGCACCCGACCTGACATCTGTCACAACGGCACTGAATCCAGAATGGTTGATTCGAAAAATCCAGAATGACGATTCTGTTTCCGCACATGCGAAAATGCCATTCTTTGGATTTAACCAACAGGAAGCAGAAGCAGTTGCCGCCTATCTTTCCGCCCATTCAAAAACGGCAAAGCTTCAAAAAATCCCCGGTCCCAAAAAAGACAAAAAGACAAAAAAAGTTCCGACCCGCGATGAGGAACGGCGTTCCGGAGAAATTCTGATGCGTTCGGTCGGTTGTCTGGCCTGCCATACGATTGATGGAAAAGGCAACCAACAACCCTTTAGCGGTGGTGACCTGAGTAGCGTTGGTGAGAAGCGCAACACAAGATGGTTCTATACCTGGCTGTCGGATCCTCAGAAATTAAATAAAGATCATCGCATGCCGGTAATCAAGCTCAGTTCAACAGAACGACGCCAACTGGCATACGCGCTTTCTGAACTGAAACAGACAAAAATTCCCGTCGGCAAAAAACAAACTACCAAAAAGAAACTGATTGCCGATGGAAAAAAACTGATCGCTCAAGCTCGCTGTACTGCCTGCCATACGATCCCTGGCATCGATAAACCTACACAAACCGTTGTGGATCTCTCAAAACCAGTTCAGAACTGGGATAACTCCTGTCTCGCTGAAACGCCAGATCTGGCCATAGGACGCCCCGCCTATCGTACAATAGACCGCGAAGCAGTCGAAGCTTATCTCAAATCCAGCTACGGAAAACTGGCCGCGGAAAATGAATTCGACCGCGGTCGTTATGTTCTGGAACAACGGAATTGTATTTACTGTCACGAACGCGACAAACATGAAGGCATTACCCAAATTGCGGGACAAATGGCAAAATTCGATCCCGCACTTGCCGGACAGAGTGAAGCAATGATCCCCCCTGCTCTGACAGCGGTAGGAGACAAACTCAAACGAGAGGCACTTTCGGAGGCCGTCAGTGGCGAACAGAAAACGATCCGCATGCCCTGGCTGCACGTACGCATGCCGCGTTTTCAACACACAAAAGCAGACAAAGAAGCACTCCTGGATTATCTCGTGTCGCATGATCGTGTCCCTGATGACGGACCACGACAACCTGATTTTATGATTGACTCTTCTGACCAGAATCGGGCACAACTACTCATCGCCGGCCAGACCATTACCGGCGCCAAAGGTTTCAGTTGTATCTCCTGTCATGTACTCGGCGATTACAAACCACGCAACGTTGCGTTAGGCACGCGTGGATCCGACTTGCTGATGCTGGGAAAACGGATGCGGAAAGAATACTTCCTGCGTTGGGTACATAATCCCCTGCGAATTGTTCCCGGCATGGAAATGCCAGCCTTGAAAAAGAGCGTTCCCAAAGTACTGGGGGGCGATATCAATCGTCAGTTGGACGCCATTTGGCTGGGTCTGAATGATCCCCAATTCAAGGTTCCTACCAACCCCTCCGTTGTCGAACAGTTCCTCACTGTAGCGGCAGGCGAACCGGCGCGCATCGTACGAGACGTCTTTACTAATCCCAAAGAAACCGGCGGCGGGTATGTGGCCCGCGCGTTTGCCATCGGTTTTGATAATGGTCATAACCTGTTGATCGATCTGGACCGTTTTTCGCTGGTTCAATGGACACTAGGAGATTTAGCGCGTCAACGCACCGAAGGCAAAAGCTGGTATTGGGACATGGCGGGTTCCCCCATTGTCTCCGGCTATGAACGAGGCAACGACTTTGCCTTAGTGAAATCAGGCAAAGAACCGATGTCGGTCATTTACCCGTATCTGCAAAATGGCCTGGCAGGGGCATTACGCAGCTATCACTCTGATGGAAACCAGATAACTCTCAATTATGAGCTCACCTTCAAAGTAAACGATCAAAAAATAACTGTTGAAATTTCAGATACCTACAAAACACTTCCTGAACAACAAAATCAATCGGGTTGGCAACGAACCATCAAAGTCAGTCATCTTCCTGAGGGATACGAACTCTATGTGGGACGTATCCGATTTTCAAAAAGCATTGGCAATCCACAAATTTCGGTAGTGAAAAACCCACAAGCCAAGTGGATGCACATCAGCGATAATAATTCACACGAATATGTTAAAATGAATCGCGACTCTGCGGGACACGAATCATTGACACTAGAATACCTTTGCAATCTCAAGGCAGACGCGCTGCAAGTCAAAACAAAACCCAAGCCTAAACTTGCACTCGAAAAAGTCACCAGTGCCCCCGGCTTTGATGGCGTTCGTCTCCCCTTGGACCGATCCATCATGCCGACTGCATTCGCCTGGCTCGATGATGGCACACTTGCTTTCACATCCCTGAAAGGTGACGTCTTTCTCGCAAAAGATACCGACGGTGATGGCGTGGAAGATCAAATGATACTGTTTGAAGAAGGACTCTCTGCTCCTTTCGGGATTGTTACCGATGGAACCGATTTAATTGTCTCGCACAAACCCGAGGTGTTACGGCTTTCTGATACCAATGGAGATGGTCGCGCTGACAGACGTTCGGTCATCGCCACCGGTTGGGGACTGAATGATAATTATCATGATTGGGCTACGGGATGCATTCGTGATAGTGAAGGCAATCTGTATATAGGACTCGGTAGCGATTATTCACAAATGCAACGCCCCGATGACCAGATTCGTTGGCGAGGTAAAATTCTCAAGATCAGTTATAATGGTGATATTGAGCCATTAGGACACGCCTTCCGCTATCCCATAGGGCTCGGCATTAATTCCAAAGACGAAATCTTCGTTTCCGATCAACAGGGTGTTCAAAATACCTTTAATGAAATTAATTTTCTAATCCCCGGCAAAGCCTATGGTGTTCCAAGTCAATCTGATTTACGCGCAAAACAGAATTTGAAAGAGACGAGAGCTGCGATCCAAGTTCCTCACCCCTGGACGCGCAGCGTTAACGGCTTGACGTGTATTCCAAAACAGTTCCCCAACCCGGCTCTATTCGATCAGGGTCTGGGCTGTGAATACAATCACCGATTACTGATTCGCTTCACCACACAAAAAGTAGGCGACTCGCTACAGGGCGCCACGTATTACTTCACGCGGGCCGACGTACCTCCCGATGAGAAAAATTTCACGGGGCCCATGTCAGTCGCCGTCAGCCCCAAAGGAGATATCTATGTCGGCAGTATCCACGACAGCGGCTGGCTCGGCGGCCAGAATACTGGTTCGATTACAAAACTGACGCCCAACGGTAAATTCCCGAACGGCATCAAGGAGTTACGAGCCACTTCCGATGGTTTTGAACTCGAATTTTTCAAACCCATTGATGCAAAGAAAGCCTCTAATAAAGACGCCTACACCATTGCCGGTTACACCCGCGTCTGGAGCGGCAGCTACGCCAGCCCCGACAGCGGCCGCTATAAAGTCAAAGTGGAAGAGGTGACTGTTTCCGATGATCAGAAAACGGTTCGCCTGAAAGTCAACGAACTCAAAGAAAAATTCGTCTACGAAGTTAGCTGCAAGCAAATCGGTCAACAGGGAACCAAACTCTTCCCGGTTACAGGACACTATTCGATGAACCGAATTCCTGAAAGATAA
- a CDS encoding PadR family transcriptional regulator, whose amino-acid sequence MNPQLFAGTLEMLILELVSEGPTYGYEITQQVTNRSSNEFELKEGSLYPALHKMQRKKLLKSFWKEVDGRRRKYYELTVQGQKVLNEKRQEWKQFSSAVDRILGAQSGLA is encoded by the coding sequence ATGAATCCTCAATTATTTGCAGGCACGTTGGAGATGCTCATTCTGGAATTGGTTTCCGAAGGGCCCACGTATGGTTATGAAATTACGCAGCAGGTAACCAATCGATCGTCGAATGAATTCGAGCTGAAAGAGGGGAGTCTTTATCCCGCATTGCATAAAATGCAACGTAAAAAGCTCCTGAAATCCTTTTGGAAAGAGGTCGATGGTCGACGGCGTAAATATTATGAGTTGACCGTACAAGGGCAAAAAGTCCTTAATGAGAAACGCCAGGAATGGAAGCAGTTTTCTTCCGCCGTTGATCGAATTTTAGGAGCACAAAGTGGTTTGGCCTGA
- the polX gene encoding DNA polymerase/3'-5' exonuclease PolX, with protein sequence MQNSEIARQFEELADLLEIQGANPFRLRAYRNAARTISGLPESIEDIAKNTPKELQSLPGIGKDLAEKIETIVESGTLPQLETLKEEIPADVVRMLNIPGIGPKKVAFLFSELSIHSLDDLKAAAEQGVIAEQKGFGKKTAQIILEGLEHLSQAGNRVRLADAKAQSDEIIHDLQTLDSVQQISEAGSCRRRKETVGDLDILITSNAPGAVMDALANHPLVNTVLARGETKQRVRLNSGLEMDLRVVSEESYGAALLYFTGSKEHNIVLRRRSQERGLKLNEYGLFRKDKLVSGKTEEDVYQTLDLPWIPPEIRENRMEFTAVEENKLPELIELKQIRGDLHMHTTATDGTASILEMAEGAKAKGYQYIAITDHSKRVTMANGLDAKRLRAHWKAIEKVQSKISGIQILKGIECDILEDGSMDLPDDVLSEADWVIAVLHYGLKQSQEQINQRLLNAIQNPHVSILGHLSGRLIGKRPSADLNYSEILKACADHGTMLEINAHPMRLDIDDIHAAKAKELGIPIVINTDAHSVKGLDVMQYGVYQARRAGLSKKDVANTKTWKQFQKLLKK encoded by the coding sequence ATGCAAAACTCAGAAATTGCACGCCAATTTGAGGAACTGGCCGATTTGCTGGAGATTCAAGGGGCGAATCCCTTTCGCCTGCGCGCGTATCGTAATGCGGCCCGCACGATCTCAGGACTCCCGGAATCCATCGAAGACATCGCTAAAAACACTCCGAAGGAATTGCAGTCCTTACCGGGAATTGGCAAAGACCTCGCAGAAAAAATTGAAACAATTGTAGAATCGGGAACGTTGCCTCAATTAGAAACATTGAAGGAAGAAATTCCCGCAGATGTAGTTCGTATGTTAAATATTCCCGGCATCGGACCTAAGAAAGTCGCTTTTCTCTTTTCTGAGCTCTCAATTCACTCGCTTGATGATCTCAAAGCGGCTGCAGAACAGGGAGTTATTGCTGAGCAAAAAGGATTCGGAAAAAAAACAGCACAAATTATCCTCGAAGGACTCGAACATCTGAGCCAGGCAGGAAATCGAGTCCGACTCGCAGATGCCAAAGCACAGTCAGATGAAATCATACACGATCTGCAAACACTGGATTCCGTCCAGCAAATTTCAGAAGCAGGAAGTTGTCGGCGGCGTAAAGAAACGGTCGGCGATCTGGATATTTTAATTACGTCTAACGCCCCAGGCGCTGTCATGGATGCGCTGGCAAACCATCCGTTAGTCAACACCGTCCTGGCGCGTGGAGAAACCAAACAACGAGTCCGATTAAATTCCGGTTTGGAGATGGATTTGCGCGTTGTATCCGAAGAGTCGTATGGGGCAGCACTCCTCTATTTCACCGGCTCCAAAGAACATAATATCGTGCTCAGACGCCGCTCCCAGGAACGAGGGCTCAAACTCAACGAATACGGTCTGTTTCGCAAGGACAAGCTCGTTTCCGGTAAAACAGAAGAAGACGTTTACCAAACACTCGATCTCCCCTGGATTCCTCCCGAAATTCGCGAAAATCGAATGGAATTTACAGCCGTCGAAGAAAACAAACTACCAGAGTTGATAGAGTTAAAACAGATTCGTGGCGACTTACACATGCATACAACAGCCACAGATGGCACCGCTTCGATTCTCGAAATGGCAGAGGGTGCCAAGGCTAAAGGCTATCAGTACATCGCCATCACAGATCACTCAAAGCGCGTGACCATGGCGAACGGATTGGATGCAAAACGCTTACGCGCTCACTGGAAAGCCATTGAGAAAGTGCAATCAAAAATATCTGGTATTCAAATTCTGAAAGGAATCGAATGTGACATTCTGGAAGATGGCAGTATGGATTTACCCGATGACGTTTTGAGTGAAGCAGACTGGGTTATTGCCGTTTTACACTACGGTCTGAAACAATCGCAGGAGCAAATCAATCAACGGCTGTTGAATGCCATTCAAAATCCTCACGTCTCCATTCTCGGACATTTATCAGGCCGATTAATCGGGAAACGCCCTAGTGCTGACCTCAATTATAGTGAAATCCTCAAAGCGTGTGCCGACCATGGTACAATGCTGGAGATCAACGCACATCCCATGCGTCTGGATATTGATGATATTCACGCCGCCAAAGCCAAAGAGCTGGGTATTCCGATCGTCATTAACACAGATGCTCATAGTGTGAAAGGCTTAGATGTGATGCAATACGGCGTGTATCAGGCGCGACGTGCAGGTTTATCCAAAAAAGATGTCGCCAACACCAAAACCTGGAAACAATTTCAAAAGTTGTTAAAAAAATAG
- a CDS encoding AAA family ATPase yields the protein MSNSLELMIRSGNPFISIETLDEQRALKAIQNVATDLKKPLYEWSATNGLCQVEDSLLKSASVPPGKPEQTLAYIQMNAENQIFVFKDLGAYCRDNIVNRMLRDLMETCQNSKTTLILVDAFPLPDEIKRFTVRYELGWPTTDELSAVIKQTYNKIRKESQTEITAKLTRRDMEQLVQTMRGLSCNEVERVISSAILQDNDLNANDLPHVIEAKRTLLGSTGCLESIAVDVKSEQVGGLNKLKDWLKLRRGGYSRKAQEYGIEPPRGVLMLGVPGSGKSLCAKMVASDWSMPLLRLDPGMLYQKFIGESESQLRQALSQAESMAPVILWIDEIEKAFASAASSSADGGLSKRMFGTLLAWMQDHRHPIFIIATANDISALPPELMRKGRFDEVFFVDLPNSASREQILSIHLKRRNRDPDQFDIRSLAAMANEFTGSELEQAVMSGLFAAFSDNAELEDRHIATEIQKTKPLAILMKERIAELRNWAKNRCVSAD from the coding sequence ATGTCAAATTCATTAGAACTCATGATTCGTTCGGGAAATCCATTTATTTCTATTGAAACACTGGATGAACAGCGGGCGTTGAAAGCGATTCAAAATGTCGCGACGGATTTAAAAAAGCCACTTTATGAATGGTCTGCAACAAATGGCCTGTGCCAAGTTGAAGATTCTCTTTTAAAATCAGCATCGGTTCCTCCCGGCAAACCGGAGCAGACGCTCGCTTATATCCAAATGAATGCTGAGAATCAGATTTTCGTTTTTAAAGATCTCGGTGCCTATTGTCGAGACAATATCGTGAATCGCATGCTGCGCGATCTTATGGAAACCTGCCAGAATAGCAAAACCACATTGATCCTTGTAGATGCATTCCCGCTGCCTGATGAAATCAAACGGTTTACGGTTCGCTATGAATTGGGTTGGCCAACCACGGACGAATTGTCTGCTGTCATCAAACAGACCTACAATAAAATCAGAAAAGAAAGTCAGACAGAAATCACCGCCAAACTCACTCGACGAGATATGGAGCAACTCGTTCAGACAATGCGGGGACTGAGTTGCAATGAAGTCGAACGCGTTATCAGCTCTGCCATTTTGCAGGACAACGATTTAAATGCCAACGATCTACCGCACGTCATTGAAGCAAAACGAACTCTTTTAGGTTCGACAGGCTGTCTGGAATCTATCGCCGTCGATGTGAAATCTGAACAAGTCGGCGGGCTTAATAAATTGAAAGACTGGTTAAAACTACGTCGGGGAGGATATTCCAGAAAAGCACAAGAATATGGAATCGAACCTCCACGAGGAGTGCTCATGCTGGGGGTTCCCGGTTCCGGAAAAAGTTTGTGTGCTAAAATGGTTGCCTCTGACTGGAGTATGCCCTTGCTTCGATTAGATCCCGGAATGCTGTACCAAAAATTTATTGGTGAAAGTGAAAGCCAATTGCGGCAAGCCTTATCGCAGGCAGAATCGATGGCACCCGTAATTTTATGGATCGACGAAATCGAAAAAGCGTTTGCCTCGGCGGCATCCTCTTCAGCAGATGGCGGATTATCCAAGCGCATGTTTGGAACCCTGCTTGCCTGGATGCAAGACCATCGCCATCCGATTTTTATCATCGCTACTGCAAATGATATTTCTGCTTTACCTCCAGAACTGATGCGCAAAGGACGCTTTGATGAAGTCTTTTTTGTGGATCTACCCAACTCTGCATCCCGTGAACAGATTCTGAGTATTCATCTCAAACGCCGCAATCGGGATCCGGATCAATTCGACATACGCTCTCTGGCAGCGATGGCAAATGAATTTACTGGCTCCGAACTTGAACAGGCAGTCATGTCTGGCTTATTTGCTGCATTCTCTGACAATGCGGAGCTCGAAGATCGACATATCGCTACCGAAATTCAGAAAACGAAACCATTAGCCATTTTGATGAAAGAACGCATAGCAGAACTGCGCAATTGGGCTAAAAACCGTTGTGTTTCTGCCGATTAA